The Bacillus basilensis genome includes a region encoding these proteins:
- a CDS encoding NAD(P)-binding domain-containing protein — protein MSKITVVGCGVMGSALIRAFMKAGHTITIVDKNPTAAKPFVAEGATFKLSLDDALDCDFVLLNLPDYKIAMQVIEQCKSKAIKGKIIVNTTTTTPTQAQIFERMIKDRGAIALESVIICYPHDIGTHRAYLVYSGPKEVFDQIEDQLSALSSPHFVGTDIRFAEIIEMSTSALQFGLYWFTLLGSALCIRNKLPISEYCKHIKAALPVVGHQLVTHLPDNLENYTGKFQDATVASLDVHTHGLQTIMKTLEDNNIDTRVCEVMENQMKAAIDAGYGKCDFEAAITQLLK, from the coding sequence ATGTCAAAAATTACTGTAGTTGGTTGTGGTGTTATGGGAAGCGCTCTGATTCGCGCGTTTATGAAAGCAGGTCATACTATTACCATTGTCGATAAAAATCCCACGGCAGCCAAGCCATTTGTAGCTGAAGGAGCTACGTTCAAATTATCATTGGATGACGCTCTAGATTGCGATTTCGTTCTGTTAAACTTACCAGATTATAAGATAGCAATGCAGGTTATTGAACAATGTAAATCGAAAGCTATCAAAGGGAAAATCATTGTAAACACTACTACAACAACCCCAACTCAAGCCCAAATTTTTGAGCGAATGATTAAAGACAGAGGCGCTATCGCCCTTGAAAGTGTGATTATTTGTTATCCTCACGATATTGGTACACATCGCGCATATCTTGTATATTCTGGCCCCAAGGAGGTTTTTGACCAAATTGAAGATCAACTTTCGGCACTTTCTTCGCCACATTTTGTTGGGACAGACATTCGCTTTGCAGAAATAATTGAGATGAGCACGTCAGCTCTGCAATTCGGTCTTTATTGGTTTACCCTGCTAGGTTCAGCGCTTTGTATACGAAACAAATTACCTATCTCCGAGTATTGCAAACATATTAAGGCAGCACTTCCAGTGGTGGGTCACCAACTGGTTACCCACTTGCCTGATAATCTAGAAAACTACACTGGCAAATTCCAAGATGCTACCGTCGCATCCTTGGATGTTCATACGCATGGACTCCAAACGATAATGAAAACATTAGAGGATAATAACATTGATACCCGTGTATGTGAAGTTATGGAAAATCAGATGAAAGCAGCTATTGATGCAGGATATGGAAAATGTGATTTTGAAGCAGCAATTACTCAATTATTGAAATAA
- a CDS encoding TetR/AcrR family transcriptional regulator gives MPLIVDREQVRQEILHALQQCLEEKPLLKVSMRDIAAKAKIAHSKINYYFNTKEKLLLAYIEFFAISYKTEIEHWYIKYKQNNANLNESSQTIVKHFIKDMVLISHQKQSWAFTQISTMGQYNTEIRSAIKNVYNDWRESIKRVLEEIYRGEDDHMVYKAEAVLIIIDGLLIYSLHEKIDESRIDAVLANITL, from the coding sequence ATGCCACTTATTGTTGACAGAGAACAGGTACGGCAGGAAATACTGCATGCACTTCAGCAATGTTTAGAGGAAAAGCCTCTTTTAAAGGTTTCTATGCGAGATATCGCAGCAAAGGCCAAAATCGCTCATTCAAAAATCAACTATTATTTTAATACAAAAGAGAAACTTCTACTGGCTTATATCGAATTTTTTGCTATTTCATATAAAACGGAGATTGAGCATTGGTACATAAAGTATAAACAAAATAACGCCAATCTCAATGAAAGTTCACAAACGATAGTAAAACATTTCATCAAAGATATGGTTTTGATAAGTCATCAAAAACAATCGTGGGCCTTCACGCAAATAAGCACTATGGGTCAATACAATACGGAAATAAGGTCTGCAATCAAAAATGTTTATAACGATTGGAGAGAGTCCATCAAACGTGTTTTGGAAGAGATTTATCGAGGCGAGGATGACCACATGGTATATAAGGCAGAAGCAGTTTTAATCATTATCGATGGGCTTCTTATTTATTCACTTCACGAAAAGATAGATGAGTCAAGAATAGACGCTGTGCTAGCAAATATTACGCTGTGA